The window GGCGCGGCCGGGCGACAGGCTTGCTGATGTCGGCGTTCGCTGTGGCGTCGGTGGTGGGCGTGCCCATTGGCATCGCGCTGGGCAACCGCTCCGGCTGGGGAGCGCCGTTCCTCGTGCTCGCGGCGCTGGGGCTGCCGCTGTTGGGCATGGCCGCGTGGGCGATGCCGCCGCTGACCGGCCACCTGGGCGGGACGCGACGACGTCCCCTGGCCCAGTTGCTGGACACGCTCACGTATCCCTCCCATCGGCCTGGCTTGGCCCTCACCGCCATCCTGATGTTCGGCGCATTTTCCGTGATTCCCTATATCAGCGCCTCCTACGTGAGCAACGCGGGGGTCACGGAGGCCCAGTTGCCAGTCGTGTTCGTGGCCGGGGGCATGCTCACGCTCGTGAGCACGCCGCTCGTGGGCCGGCTCATCGATCGCCATGGTGCCCTGCCCGTGTTTCGTTGCGCGGTGTCGCTGGCGGCCGTGATGACGCTCGTGGTCACTCACCTGCCGTCGGTGGGGCTTGCCGTGGCGGCCCTGGTGGCAAGCTTGATGATGGCGAGCAACGCGGGGCGGTTGGTGTCCTCCGTATCACTGATCACGGCCAGCATTGAGCCCCGGCGGCGCGGTGGCTTCATGTCGGTCAATTCGTCGGTGCAGCACATCGCCAGCGGCCTCGGCACCGTATGCGGTGGGCTGATCTTGGAGGGTGGTGCCGGCGAACCCCTGCGTTATTTTGGAACGGTCGGCATCCTCGCCGTCGCCGTAACGCTCACGAGCCTCTGGTTCGCCGGCCGCGTGCGGCCTGTCGCGGCATCCATCTCTCGGTCCGTCAGTTCTGGATGCTGAACGAGGTGAGCGACTGGACCGCGGATTGCGCCTGCTCGACGCCGCTGCGGCAGCCGACAGGAGGAAAAAAATGACGAACTATCCTTGGGATCCAAACCGCGAGCCGATTCCCAAGCTCAGGCCAGCCGTCACGCCGCTGGCCACAAGGGAAGTTCGGCACGCAACGCGAAGACGCGACCGGCAGGCTTGGGGACGACGATCACT of the Planctomycetia bacterium genome contains:
- a CDS encoding MFS transporter, producing the protein MDRAGLILFTLAAMQFISTVDFMIVMPLGPLLFDTLGIDTVQFSWVVSAYTFAAGCAGFAAAAVLDRVGRRSAYIALSAGLLLGTLACGLATNYQLLVAARCLTGAFGGVLGGLSYAIVADVFPEERRGRATGLLMSAFAVASVVGVPIGIALGNRSGWGAPFLVLAALGLPLLGMAAWAMPPLTGHLGGTRRRPLAQLLDTLTYPSHRPGLALTAILMFGAFSVIPYISASYVSNAGVTEAQLPVVFVAGGMLTLVSTPLVGRLIDRHGALPVFRCAVSLAAVMTLVVTHLPSVGLAVAALVASLMMASNAGRLVSSVSLITASIEPRRRGGFMSVNSSVQHIASGLGTVCGGLILEGGAGEPLRYFGTVGILAVAVTLTSLWFAGRVRPVAASISRSVSSGC